DNA from bacterium:
TCAATAGATTTTAGAAGTTCCTCTTGATTGGTCAGGCAAATATCTCGCCACATCACCGGATGACTGGCGGCTATTCGGGTTGTATCTTTAAATCCAGAGGCTAATAGCGATATGATTTTTTCATCCTGCATTTTTATTAAATCAACTAAGGCTGTGGCGATGATATGAGGTAGATGACTTGAGTAAGCAATTAATTCATCGTGTAGTTCTGGGGACATTTCTACTACCTTTGCTCCAATACCTTCCCATAACAAGCGAACAGTTGATATTGCCTTACCATTAGTTTGAGGAATAGGAGTGATGACACAGGTTGCTCCTTCAAATAAGTCCGGTTTTGCGACCTCAATTCCAGACTCCTCTGAGCCGGCTAAAGGATGTGCACCAACAAAATGTATCTCACCAGAACTAAAGGACGGGGTAAGTTTTCTTACAATTTTTTGCTTGGTGCTCCCAACATCCATAACAATAGTTCCCATCTTTAAATAAGGCACCATCTGGTTAGCGATGTCCATAATCGAATTAACCGGGACGGCTAAAATAACTAAATCTACCTTTTTTACCCCAAAGTAAATATCGGTTACAATT
Protein-coding regions in this window:
- a CDS encoding prephenate dehydrogenase/arogenate dehydrogenase family protein, whose product is MRERAGDSEMEGIKSIAIIGVGLIGGSLGLALKKANLVQNIIGIGRREEKLQQALKLGAVDSIVTDIYFGVKKVDLVILAVPVNSIMDIANQMVPYLKMGTIVMDVGSTKQKIVRKLTPSFSSGEIHFVGAHPLAGSEESGIEVAKPDLFEGATCVITPIPQTNGKAISTVRLLWEGIGAKVVEMSPELHDELIAYSSHLPHIIATALVDLIKMQDEKIISLLASGFKDTTRIAASHPVMWRDICLTNQEELLKSIDNFKKILEKWEDLIKNTNSEVLTKEFEEIKSFREQI